From the Chitinophaga lutea genome, the window CGATGTCTACCGTAGTGGTGATATTGTGCTCCTGGCGCAGTTTTTCCAGCTCGATGAAATTTTCGAGGTAAGCCAGTTCCTGCTCCAGCGGGATTTCGTGCTCATTGCATTCATATAGCTGGTACCGCAGGAGGCTGGAGAATTTCGCCAGCGATTCGGACGCCATGTCCGGGTTTTTATGGATGAGCACAAAAATCGAATTGATGGTGTTGAAGAGGAAGTGCGGGTTGAATTGCGATTTGAGGAACTTGAGCTCCGTTTCCAGTTTTTCTTTTTCCAGCTCATGCGTACGGTTACGGGCCTGTACCCAGTTTTTGGTGAGTTTCACGCTCATGGCCAGCGTCATGCTGGCGGCGGAAGAGGGCAGGGTATTGACCTGGAAAAAATACCGCCAGTTGGAGGGCTCTACTCCGTAAAGCTCCTGCAGGCTGCGGCCGGACATCCAGCTGCTGACATAATATCCCGGCACGATCAGCGCGCCCACGCAGATGATGGTGGCGATGACGGTGACGACGTAGGTGATATAATGCCCCTTTTCGAGCAGGCGGGGCAGGAGGAAATACAGGTTGAAGTAGACGCCGGCCGCCTGGAAAATCACGTAAAATAGGAACTTGATGGCATAAGGCGTGTACAGCACGTTGTTCAGCACGGCCCATACACTGCCGATGGTGAGCGTCCACCACAACAGATGGTAGAAGAACCAGAAAGGCAGGTGGTACAGTTTGTACCGGAAAAACCAGTTGTACCGGGCGGCAGGAATTGACAACATATCGGCGATTGAAAGCGGTCCCTTAAATTACTGAAAATCCCGTCAAAGCGCCCTTTTAGTATATGAAAAGCATCAAAACATTGCTGAAAGGATACAGAACATTGCCAAGCGGTTTCCCGGGACTGTAAAAGCGCTTTTGCGTTTAAAAGCTGCGCCTCGTCAATTTTATACGGCCGCAGGGCAAATAAAGTTCCCGGAATGCCGGCGTGTTGATTCTTTTGGGGCATCAATACCGCCATCATGCAACGCCTGTTACTCCCATTCCTCCTCATGGCTTTTTTGCCGCCCGCACGCGCGCAGGTGTCGGGGAAACTCACCGATGCCGAAGGCCGCCCGCTGCCGCATGCAGGCGTGCTGCTGCTCCAGGCCCGTGACAGCGCCCTGGTGAAATCCGCACTCACCAATGATTCCGGCGTGTTTCAGCTATCGGTGCCAGCCGGCGAACATTTCCTGCGCTTCACTTATACCGGCTTCCGGCCCCGGGATCTGCCCGCCGGCCGCGGCGACATGGGCGTGATCGTATTGCAACCGGCCGCCCGCGATCTGAATGAAGTGGTGGTGCGCGCGGAAAAGCCGCTTTTCCAGCAAAGCGCCGGCGGGCTGGTGGTGAACGTGGCCGGCAGCGTTTTGTCGCGCGGCAACTCAGCGTTGCAGGTGCTGGAGCGTTCACCGGGCGTGACGATCGATCAGCGCAACGCCGGCATTTCCCTGAATGG encodes:
- a CDS encoding sensor histidine kinase, giving the protein MLSIPAARYNWFFRYKLYHLPFWFFYHLLWWTLTIGSVWAVLNNVLYTPYAIKFLFYVIFQAAGVYFNLYFLLPRLLEKGHYITYVVTVIATIICVGALIVPGYYVSSWMSGRSLQELYGVEPSNWRYFFQVNTLPSSAASMTLAMSVKLTKNWVQARNRTHELEKEKLETELKFLKSQFNPHFLFNTINSIFVLIHKNPDMASESLAKFSSLLRYQLYECNEHEIPLEQELAYLENFIELEKLRQEHNITTTVDIDGPPYTGCAIAPFILMPFMENAFKHVSQHKDAPNWISMRLRFSQQSLQLEVANSVASQPSASQQILPYGGIGLKNVQRRLDLVYPGHYGLEVRQEETVFRISLRLHLHRVKAVPEPIPA